The Psychrobacter sp. P11G3 genomic interval CTGCATGATATCGATGAGGTATTACAAGCGACCACAGGTTGGCAGACCGCCGCTGTGCCTGCATTAATCAGCTTTGGTAAATTTTTCAAATTACTGGCCAATAAGTCCTTTCCTGTGGCGACGTTTATTCGTCGATTCGATGATATGGACTATATTGAAGAGCCTGATATTTTTCATGAAATCGTTGGGCATTGTCCGCTATTGACCCATCCTGCGTTTGCAGCCTTTAATGAGACGTATGGCAAGCTTGGTCTTAGCGCGACGAAAGAGGAGCGCTGGTTTTTAGCACGACTGTATTGGTTTACCATCGAGTTTGGCTTGGTCGGCAGTCGCGTGGAAAATCGTAGAATCTATGGTGGCGGTATATTAAGCTCACCTTCTGAAACGGTTTATGCACTTGATCGGATGCCGCAAGAGCTTTCAATCGCTCAAAACAAGCCGCAATCTCAACCTCAGTCTCAACCTGAGCACCGAGCGTTTGATTTGCTCGATGTGTTGCGTACGCCTTATCGTATCGATCAGATACAGCCGATCTACTATGTCATTGATGAGTTAGATACCTTATTTGATATTGTCAATAGTGACATTATGGGTGCGGTCAAAAAAGCTATGTCGCTTGGACTATTTGAGCCGACTTATCCAGAAAAAACTCGTTAAAGATATCAATTCAAAATTAAACCTGAAAACCATCGCTTCAGTACGGAATATTGAGATAGCAATACAGCTATATCAACATCGATGTACGAGTATTAGAAAATAGCTATCAAAACAACCATTAGAAACAGCCATTATAAAAGGATTTTATTATGACAGCACTATCACAAAACAGCTGCGAAGCTTGCCGCATTGGCGCACCGAAAGTCGATGAAGCCGAAGCAAAAGAATTATTACCGCAAATTCCTGATTGGTCACTAATTGAGGTGGATGGTATTCAGCAATTGCAGCGTCAGTATAAATTTAAAAACTTCGTCTCAGCAATGGCATTTGCCAATCAACTGGCAGACATTGCTGAAGCAGAAGGACATCATCCGGGTATATTGGTAGAGTGGGGCAAGGCTACGGTCACTTGGTGGTCGCATAGTAT includes:
- a CDS encoding 4a-hydroxytetrahydrobiopterin dehydratase is translated as MTALSQNSCEACRIGAPKVDEAEAKELLPQIPDWSLIEVDGIQQLQRQYKFKNFVSAMAFANQLADIAEAEGHHPGILVEWGKATVTWWSHSIKGLHRNDFVMAAKTDDLLGK
- the phhA gene encoding phenylalanine 4-monooxygenase, translated to MERLSQIDSLNTAIGTNSVATSKQSNDASSHSNATNKKQPYISHQPDSNGHIHYSDDEHAMWQALLARQAEQTPNRACTAYLEGLTKLNLPTTHIPQLHDIDEVLQATTGWQTAAVPALISFGKFFKLLANKSFPVATFIRRFDDMDYIEEPDIFHEIVGHCPLLTHPAFAAFNETYGKLGLSATKEERWFLARLYWFTIEFGLVGSRVENRRIYGGGILSSPSETVYALDRMPQELSIAQNKPQSQPQSQPEHRAFDLLDVLRTPYRIDQIQPIYYVIDELDTLFDIVNSDIMGAVKKAMSLGLFEPTYPEKTR